A portion of the Gymnogyps californianus isolate 813 chromosome 25, ASM1813914v2, whole genome shotgun sequence genome contains these proteins:
- the IFT46 gene encoding intraflagellar transport protein 46 homolog: MAERRALETRLVENQPYDESLDLPEAEEAGGAAGRPAGARSPRAGGAGRPRGSRRPGLPGAGGGAADRSSEEEGSGGKEEAAARSPHPAALSEDEDDDDDSEEEEDSSETDSEDDSEEHGAALEGDLSLADYDYLPVSSEIKELFEYIKRYAPKTIEIEHKLQPFIPDFIPAVGDIDAFLKVPRPDGKPDNLGLLVLDEPSTKQSDPTVLSLWLTENSKQHNVTQQIKVKSLENAEKNPKAIDSWIESISELHRCKPPATVHYTRPMPDIETLMQEWSPEFEELLGKVGLPTAEMNCDLAEYVDMICAILDIPVYKSRIQPLHVLFSLYSEFKNSQHFKPLADGKKGRSPPPNPPSRAAEAEVLSFT; the protein is encoded by the exons atGGCGGAGCGGCGGGCGCTGGAG ACCCGCCTGGTCGAGAACCAGCCGTACGACGAGAGCCTGGACCTGCCGGAGGCCGAGgaggcgggcggcgcggcggggaggccGGCCGGGGCCCGTTCGCCGCGGGCCGGGGGCGCGGGCCGCCCCCGGGGCTCCCGCCGGCCGGGACTGCCCGGGGCGGGAGGTGGCGCGGCCGATCGCAGCAGCGAGGAGGAAGGCAGCGGCGGCAAG GAAGAGGCGGCGGCCCGCTCGCCCCACCCCGCCGCCCTCAGCGAGGACGAGGACGACGACGACGActcggaggaggaggaggattccTCCGAGACCGACTCGGAGGACGACTCGGAGGAGCACGGGGCTGCTCTGGAGGG TGACCTCAGTCTAGCAGATTACGACTACCTGCCAGTGTCTTCTGAAATCAAAGAACTCTTTGAGTACATCAAGAG GTACGCTCCCAAAACGATAGAGATCGAGCACAAGCTGCAGCCTTTTATCCCAGACTTTATTCCTGCGGTTGGAGACATCGACGCGTTCCTAAAG GTTCCCCGTCCCGACGGCAAGCCTGATAACCTCGGCCTGCTGGTCCTGGACGAGCCCTCGACCAAGCAGTCGGATCCCACCGTGCTCTCCCTTTGGCTGACGGAGAACTCCAAGCAGCACAACGTCACG caGCAGATAAAAGTGAAGAGCTTGGAGAACGCAGAGAAGAACCCCAAAGCCATTGACAGCTGGATCGAAAGCATCAGCGAGCTGCACCGCTGCAAACCTCCTGCCACGGTCCATTACACCAG GCCGATGCCCGACATCGAGACCCTGATGCAGGAATGGTCACCGGAATTCGAGGAGCTCTTGGGAAAG GTGGGCCTCCCGACCGCAGAGATGAACTGCGACCTGGCCGAATACGTCGACATGATATGCG CCATCCTGGACATCCCCGTGTACAAGAGTCGGATCCAGCCTCTGCACGTCCTCTTCTCCCTCTACTCCGAGTTCAAGAACTCGCAG CATTTCAAGCCCCTGGCTGACGGGAAGAAGGGCAGGAGCCCGCCACCCAACCCACCTTCACGAGCGGCGGAGGCGGAAGTGTTAAGCTTTACTTGA